In Thermocladium sp. ECH_B, the DNA window CGGGGAATTCTCGGCAGTGCGTTGGGTCTCCTTTAACCCAAGCGCCCCGCCCTGCTTTAGGTATGGTGGGATAGAGAATCACAGCGTCTACATGACGAGCGATAAGGTGCCTCTCTACACTAACTTCAAGGAGTCCCTCTGGAACGAGATTCACGGCATCTCCCGGATGAGGCTTAATAAGGAGGAGTACGAGGCCTTCGCCTCCTTTAATTGGTTAACCGCCGAGAGGCTGATGCAGTTCCTTACCGAGGTGGACCTGTATTGGGTTCATGATTTTCAATTAATGCTGGTCAGCAACATGATTGGTCCATCTGCCCCCGTGGTGTATCAGTGGCACATACCATTCGTGCCATCCTTGATGCAGCCCCTCATGGCTAGATTCATACTGAAGAACATGGAGACCGCGGACTCCCTGATAGTTAGCACCAGGAGGGAAATGGAGGGACTCACTAGGCTTGGGTACCATGGCCGCGCCTTCCAGCTCTATCCCTGGATAGATGAGTCGCAGCACGTTGTGTCCCCGGGGGCAGTTGAGGAGGCCCTTGCCAAGTATGGACTGGAGGGTAAGGAGATAATTCTCCTCGTGGCCAGGATGGATCCCATAAAGCGGCAGGACATAGCGATTCAGGCATTCGGTAAGGTGGCTAAGGAGAGGAGGGACCTTGTCCTGGTCCTCGTTGGGGACGGCAGCTTCACCAGCTCCGGGCTTGGCCACAGCAAGGGCGCGGCTTGGAGGAGTAAGTTATTGGGGATGGTGCGGGAACTGGGCCTTGAGGATAGGGTTAAAATGCTTGGATTCGTGGATGATAAGCGATTAGCGGCGCTATATGAGGCGAGTCGCCTAGTTATATTGCCCTCCCAACTCGAGGGCTTCGGCATAACCACCCTTGAGGCTTGGATACACGGTAAGCCAGTGATAGTGAGCAGTGGAGCCGGGTCATCCGAGCTAGTGGCGAATGGAGTGAATGGATTCGTGTTCAGGGCCAATGATGTGGAGGACTTGGCTGGGAGAATGATGGATGCGCTTAAAATGGATGGCGACTCCATGGGGAGAAACGGGAGGCAAATAGCCATGATGAACACCATGGATAAGGCCATGAATAGATTAAAGGAGATATTCAGGGAAACAATAGAGGCATCGAGCCCCGGCTCCGAGCAATGATAAAACTAACGACAAACCTCGCCATTCAGGGCGGGGAGGAGGTCAGCCTCCATCAGAGTCCCTGAACGGCTTCATTCAGGGATGCCCGCGCCTATTTGGTGCTAGGAGGGGCCCCAGGAGCGTCGTTGCCATTATCATTAGCACTGTTTCGCTATAGAGCTGGGGAGTTATTATTCCCATGCTGTACCCCGTGGCCGCTATCACGAGTCCAACCTCTCCCCTGGGAATCATCATTGCCCCAATCAGCGCCGAGTCCCTTGGCTTCCTCGTGAATGGTAGGGAGAACATCATTGCGCCAAGCGCCTTAGTGGCGACGGCTATTGATGTGACTATTAGGACGCCTAAATCAATGCTTGGATTCAGGAATTCCTGGAGCGGAACCTCGGCTCCAAGAGTGGCGAAGAATAGGGGCCCCAGGCTGGACTCCAGCGTTTGGGAGAAGGAGCGAGCCCTCTCCTTTACCAGGGACTCCCCCACGGAGATGCCGGCGAGGTAGGCGCCGACGACTGGGGATAATCCAACCATGACTGAGATGCCGCTCATTGCGAACGCGGCCGCGAGCGATGATGACTCTATTAACTCCGGCCTCTTTATTGCATTCATTGCTCTAGGTATTATCATTAGGGAGGCCACGAGCATCGCCGTCCACACCGCAACGAGGGCCACGGCCGTCTCTATTGCTAGTCTTATGCTGACGTGGCTAGCGGTTGCCAGGGTGAGAACCACGGCGAGGGAAACTATGCCCACCACGTCATCGAGCACCACGGCGTTATATATTAATTCCCACACGTTCCTGTTCTCCACGTTATCCAGGAGCTTAACCACAACAGCAGTGCTCGTCGCCATGAAGGTTGCGCCGAGGAGCATCGCGGCCTTAATGTCGTGGATCTCCATGAAGTAATAGTAATAGGCCGCCATGAATGGCACGGCGGCTCCCCCCACCGCAACGACGAGGCCCTTACCCCCGCTCCTCCTAAGCGGCGCGAAGCCTTCCCCGACTCCGGACGAGAAGATGAGGAATATGAGGGCTATGTCGGATATGGCTAGGACATAATCATTTATATCGATTAGGTTGAATCCAATGAATCTGTAGAGCAATGTATTGATTAGGAGGCCGGCCGCGTATGGACCCATTATCATTCCCCCAAGGATCTCCCCCACTATGTGGTTAATCCCAATGCGCTCGAATGCGACGCCGATGATCTTTGAGACGGAGACCAGCATCCCCACGGTTATTAATGCGTAGTAGACGTCGCTCACGGCCCATTCAGTTGGCCTTATTTATTAAATGTTTTGGCATCAATGCGCTCTCCTCACCACGCGCCTCCGGGGCACTGGGAGGGGCTTCGCGGAGTACCTTATGTTCCTGGTGTCGAGGACCGTGAACGGCGCTCCACAGTAAGGGCAGCGCGGACCTATTCTCTGCAGCAGTATTTGAAGAAGCTCGGGCGGGGTCCTCAATTTCCTGAATACCGCAATGTCGTGGCCGCAGTGCTGGCAGTAAACTATTATGGCCATAGCCTTAACTCCATGCGTCATGTATATAAATGTAAGCCTTAAGAATATTGGGTAATATTATGAGAATTGAGGCCGGGGTAACCCGTCCGCTTCATTGCGTCTTCGACGGGCCTCTGTGGAGGTTACCTCTTGCCTCTCGCTTCGCAGGAATTAATAAGTTTTACCCCCATTGATGGGCGTCCTCCACCCCTTGAGGGAGTTGCTTTATGGGGATGATGGGAACATCATTCGGTGAAGGGCTTCCCCTCTTTTTCTCTTTTCTTCGCGGTAATGCTTAAATACCCTATATAGATGCATGGGCTCGGTGGGATAATTGCAATACTTGATGTGATTGGCGTCTCTTTTAATTATAGGACAGAGAAGGGGGTGTTGCCCGTCCTCAGCAATGTATCGTTTGAGGCGGGCGAGAATCAATTCGTCTCCATAATAGCCCCCTCGGGAACCGGCAAGACGACTCTCCTCAAGATAATAAGCGGCCTCGTTAAGCCCGATAAGGGTAAGATTCTCCTAAGGGGTGAGGAGGTGACTGAGCCGACTCCCCTCATCTCCATGATTTACCAGGACTTCGCCCTATACCCCTGGCTAACCGCCCTTCAGAACGTGGAGTTAGCGCTTCTCCACAAGAAGCTGCCGCGCGAGGAGAGGCGTCGCCGGGCCCAGGCAATGCTTGAGTTAGTTGGGTTGGGGGGATTCGAGGATTACTACCCCAAGGAGATGAGCGGCGGCATGAGGCAGCGCGTCGCCATTGCCAGGGCGCTGGTGGCGAAGCCCTTGGTCCTCTTGATGGATGAGCCATTCGCCAGCCTCGACGCCATAACCGCTGAGGGGTTGAGGAGGGAGGTCCTCGACATAGTGTTCAGCAAGGAGTCCACAGTTAAGTCAGTGATAATGGTTAGCCATAATATCGAGGAGGTGGTGGAGTTATCGGATAAGGTTGTGATTCTGGGGGGAAGGCCCGCCACAGTGGTGTCCCAGGTACCCATTGAATTGCCGAGGCCGCGGAACTCGAGGGACCCCGTCTTTAACGAAGTGGTGGATAGGCTTTACTCCATAATATCCACTACCGTTAAGGAGGCGCGGTGATATGCTTCCCCCCATTCTCCTGATCCTATTGGCGGGGCTCGCCACGCTGGGCCGCGTCTTCGCCATGATTGGCCTCACGATAGTGACTGGGTGGTTCCTGGGGTACTTGGCCGCTAAGAATAGAACTGTTGAATCGATCTTCCTATCCACGACTCAAACCCTGGAGGGGGTTCCCATAGTCACGTTCTTCCCCCTCGTCCTAGCAATATTTCTGGGCCATTTACCTCATGGGATTGGGGTTGAGTTATCGGTTGATTTCCTGGTCTTCACCGGCGTGGCCTGGAATATTTGGGTGGGGCAGTACGAGGCGATAAAGACGATTAGCCAGAACCTGGAGGACGTGGCGAACATGTTTAGCCTCACCTTCATGGAGAAAATGAGGCACCTCTATATACCATCCACAATACCGAGAACTGTGGCTAACGTGGTCACGAGTTTCGCTGTCGGCCTCTTCTACATAACTGTGAGCGAGGTCATAACGGTGGGCACCACGGAGTACTCCGCGTTCGGCATAGGCACGCTCATCTATAATTACACGGAGTCCGGCTTAATTGATATGGCCATTGCCTCCCTAGGGGTCCTCGTGGCACTAGTGGTGGCGGTCACGTACTTCATTCTTTACCCACTCATTGACTGGTCCATGAAGTTCACCTACGACCCACTCCTCACGGCTCCAGCGTCCCGATTGGCGGCGCTGCCCAGCAGGTTGAGGGGGGGAATGGTGAGGGGCGTGAGGAGGTTGAGGAGGGTTCTGCCCGAGAGGCCCTTAACGCCCGCGAGCAGGGCTAGATTAGTGTCCCTGAACTCCAGGCAGAGGGCCTACGGTAGGTTAAGGCCCAGGGTTCCCCGCTACGCCTCGATGATCATAGGCGCGGCCCTGGCCGGGTTATTCATGTACGCGGTTTACCTCGCGTTCACGGGTCCCGCCGCGTTCTCCATGTTTAGCGACTTGAGGAGCCACCTGGATCTCTACCTATACTTGCTGGGGCTGGATTACTTGAGGGTCCTCATAGTCACCGTAGCCTCCCTGGCAACGGCAATAGTTGCGGCGTACGTGATGGCTGTGAAGAGGAGCGCCGAATCCATCTTAATCTATGTCCTCGAGACCCTTGCCTCGATACCTGCCCCCTCATATATCCCCCTCATTGCCACTCCATTCGTGACCGCCGTGGCTAGGTTCCTGGGCTTCGATGGAGCCCTCGAGTCCCTGGCTTTAGTGACTGCCTACCTAAGCACGGTGTGGTATATACTATACAATACTTACATTGGGGTCAAGTCAATACCGAGGGAGCTATGGGAACTCAGCGCAACGTATAGATTCACCATTCTACAGAAGATGAGGTACCTCGTCCTCCCAG includes these proteins:
- a CDS encoding nitrate/sulfonate/bicarbonate ABC transporter ATP-binding protein, which translates into the protein MPVLSNVSFEAGENQFVSIIAPSGTGKTTLLKIISGLVKPDKGKILLRGEEVTEPTPLISMIYQDFALYPWLTALQNVELALLHKKLPREERRRRAQAMLELVGLGGFEDYYPKEMSGGMRQRVAIARALVAKPLVLLMDEPFASLDAITAEGLRREVLDIVFSKESTVKSVIMVSHNIEEVVELSDKVVILGGRPATVVSQVPIELPRPRNSRDPVFNEVVDRLYSIISTTVKEAR